One Chanodichthys erythropterus isolate Z2021 chromosome 22, ASM2448905v1, whole genome shotgun sequence DNA window includes the following coding sequences:
- the fam169ab gene encoding soluble lamin-associated protein of 75 kDa isoform X2, which translates to MTLKRMEFPVDVLVSGRHEDLESSAQSYMNKLLYSNPDNTQYLTLPSTRKIRISPANVGFVPLYGTNLKHKILALFAPEDQFTAVALFLADQWYTVEDILRTSNPAREGLVKVRSVGERIVLYVLNRIIYRTVEMGSNEVPFLCHEEDIFAKILWKNGEAVGFYSVKSKGSLCNIFVSQCYLLPIMDSIFVRKGHRGNGHGLQMLEDFVDSFKDDELGLKYPLTLAMQKVCSQYLRTYPADVDLLWEVEGVGGPYQKVKVASKLGSMTLQCKNSSWPAEEGKNGEVAVNEVEMTEERCLDITEDVVVVNKHLEVAEEMNDLPISTRTRSSERRQKKRPREEPEESAMENQPEKINRLAEPEAETEPDVPETKEHRDGENGGEQEVETSVHVEEAVTTEVPATDTEILVAEVNGEMSDSQEEENERSADTSEDAQADQERPLEAEAVIQNGTAEEMEVEREAQDDMIVTSEESEEPSEVVEQIGQELVTEEKQEAEVEVAPPVEEEEEIKQEQDEEVAPAVEEEVAPAVEEEAAPAVEQEAAPAVEEEAASAVEEIEDTHPSAVPEAPVPPTDLIECVSSVQDSDASEEPAVTEQEAPEEETATSPSATGDEEVIIETEGPTVNQEDETASVEPEESHPATEDSEKEELEEEKLPETNEKEEQKEEEDTVTTEDDNEGKSSDDETHYSPPGVRVLRGGRSKPVPPTPKRTSSRLSKAVVVQELSEEFDEEEEEEEKLISTEEEKGSTEEDEADVHNSEEEEEPPVIDRRVLRRKTRVIQSTPTKTKRRSKN; encoded by the exons GAATGGAGTTCCCTGTAGATGTGTTGGTGTCTGGGAGACATGAGGACTTGGAAAGTTCAGCCCAGAGCTACATGAACAAACTGCTTTACAGCAACCCAGATAACACACAATACCTTACTCTGCCCAGCACCAGAaag ATCCGGATCAGTCCTGCAAATGTTGGGTTTGTTCCTCTTTATGGAACCAACCTCAAACACAAAATCCTAGCACTGTTTGCTCCTGAGGACCAGTTCACAG CTGTGGCATTGTTCTTGGCTGATCAGTGGTACACAGTGGAAGATATTCTCAGAACTTCAAATCCTGCAAGAGAAGGCCTTGTTAAG GTAAGGTCTGTGGGCGAGAGGATAGTCTTATATGTGCTGAACCGCATTATTTACCGGACGGTGGAAATGGGTTCTAACGAGGTGCCGTTCCTGTGCCACGAAGAAGACATCTTTGCCAAAATCCTCTGGAAGAATGGAGAGGCGGTGGGCTTCTACTCTGTCAAATCTAAAG GTAGCTTGTGTAATATCTTTGTGAGTCAGTGCTACCTACTTCCTATCATGGACTCTATATTTGTGCGGAAGGGTCACCGTGGTAACGGTCATGGCTTGCAGATGTTGGAGGACTTTGTTGACTCCTTTAAAGATGATGAACTAGGCTTGAAATACCCTTTAACATTGGCAATGCAAAAGG TATGCAGTCAGTACCTAAGAACGTACCCAGCCGATGTGGACCTGCTGTGGGAGGTGGAAGGAGTTGGAGGTCCCTACCAGAAAGTAAAAGTGGCAAGCAAACTTGGCTCCATGACACTACAAT GCAAAAATAGCTCATGGCCAGCAGAGGAAGGCAAAAATGGAGAGGTTGCAGTTAATGAGGTGGAGATGACCGAGGAGAGATGTCTGGACATCACA GAAGATGTGGTGGTTGTCAACAAACATCTTGAAGTAGCAGAag AAATGAATGATTTGCCCATTTCCACACGTACGCGGAGCAGCGAACGCAGACAAAAGAAAAGGCCGAGGGAAGAACCAGAAGAGAGTGCCATGGAGAACCAACCTGAAAAAATTAACAG ATTGGCCGAACCAGAAGCAGAGACAGAACCTGATGTACCTGAGACTAAAGAACACAGGGATGGAGAAAATGGAGGAGAACAAGAAGTAGAAACCTCGGTCCATGTGGAGGAGGCTGTGACCACAGAGGTCCCTGCAACAGACACAGAAATTTTG GTGGCAGAAGTCAATGGAGAAATGAGTGACAGTCAGGAAGAGGAGAATGAGAGGTCAGCAGACACATCAGAGGATGCACAGGCTGACCAAGAGCGCCCACTAGAGGCAGAAGCTGTCATCCAAAATGGCACTGCTGAGGAGATGGAGGTAGAGAGAGAAGCACAG GATGACATGATCGTCACCTCTGAGGAGTCTGAGGAACCATCTGAAGTGGTGGAGCAGATCGGCCAAGAACTTGTTACTGAGGAGAAACAGGAAGCAGAGGTAGAAGTTGCTCCCCCTgttgaggaggaagaggaaattAAGCAGGAGCAGGATGAGGAAGTAGCTCCTGCAGTTGAAGAGGAAGTAGCTCCTGCAGTTGAAGAAGAAGCAGCTCCTGCAGTTGAACAGGAAGCAGCTCCTGCAGTTGAAGAGGAAGCAGCTTCTGCAGTTGAGGAAATTGAGGACACTCATCCATCAGCTGTTCCCGAGGCTCCAGTCCCTCCGACTGACCTGATTGAGTGTGTTTCCTCTGTACAGGACAGCGATGCTTCAGAGGAACCAGCCGTTACTGAGCAAGAAGCTCCAGAGGAGGAGACAGCCACTTCTCCTAGTGCTACAGGTGACGAAGAGGTCATTATAGAGACCGAGGGGCCAACTGTAAACCAGGAAGATGAGACGGCCTCCGTTGAGCCAGAGGAAAGCCACCCTGCCACGGAGGACTCTGAAAAAGAAGAGCTGGAGGAAGAGAAACTACCTGAGACTAATGAAAAAGAGGAACAGAAAGAAGAGGAGGACACTGTCACCACTGAAGATGATAATGAGGGGAAGAGTTCAGATGACGAAACTCACTATTCTCCTCCTGGGGTTCGAGTTCTTAGAGGAGGCAGGAGCAAACCCGTCCCACCGACACCCAAGCGCACATCCAGTAGACTGAGCAAAGCTGTGGTCGTACAGGAGCTCAGTGAGGAGTTTgatgaagaagaggaagaggaggaaaagCTCATAAGCACTGAAGAGGAGAAGGGGAGCACAGAGGAAGATGAAGCTGACGTGCACAATtctgaagaagaggaggagccTCCGGTGATTGACAGGAGAGTGTTGCGAAGGAAAACCAGAGTGATACAGTCCACacccacaaaaacaaaaagacgcAGTAAAAACTGA
- the fam169ab gene encoding soluble lamin-associated protein of 75 kDa isoform X1, with the protein MTLKRMEFPVDVLVSGRHEDLESSAQSYMNKLLYSNPDNTQYLTLPSTRKIRISPANVGFVPLYGTNLKHKILALFAPEDQFTAVALFLADQWYTVEDILRTSNPAREGLVKVRSVGERIVLYVLNRIIYRTVEMGSNEVPFLCHEEDIFAKILWKNGEAVGFYSVKSKGSLCNIFVSQCYLLPIMDSIFVRKGHRGNGHGLQMLEDFVDSFKDDELGLKYPLTLAMQKVCSQYLRTYPADVDLLWEVEGVGGPYQKVKVASKLGSMTLQCKNSSWPAEEGKNGEVAVNEVEMTEERCLDITEDVVVVNKHLEVAEEMNDLPISTRTRSSERRQKKRPREEPEESAMENQPEKINRLAEPEAETEPDVPETKEHRDGENGGEQEVETSVHVEEAVTTEVPATDTEILVAEVNGEMSDSQEEENERSADTSEDAQADQERPLEAEAVIQNGTAEEMEVEREAQQDDMIVTSEESEEPSEVVEQIGQELVTEEKQEAEVEVAPPVEEEEEIKQEQDEEVAPAVEEEVAPAVEEEAAPAVEQEAAPAVEEEAASAVEEIEDTHPSAVPEAPVPPTDLIECVSSVQDSDASEEPAVTEQEAPEEETATSPSATGDEEVIIETEGPTVNQEDETASVEPEESHPATEDSEKEELEEEKLPETNEKEEQKEEEDTVTTEDDNEGKSSDDETHYSPPGVRVLRGGRSKPVPPTPKRTSSRLSKAVVVQELSEEFDEEEEEEEKLISTEEEKGSTEEDEADVHNSEEEEEPPVIDRRVLRRKTRVIQSTPTKTKRRSKN; encoded by the exons GAATGGAGTTCCCTGTAGATGTGTTGGTGTCTGGGAGACATGAGGACTTGGAAAGTTCAGCCCAGAGCTACATGAACAAACTGCTTTACAGCAACCCAGATAACACACAATACCTTACTCTGCCCAGCACCAGAaag ATCCGGATCAGTCCTGCAAATGTTGGGTTTGTTCCTCTTTATGGAACCAACCTCAAACACAAAATCCTAGCACTGTTTGCTCCTGAGGACCAGTTCACAG CTGTGGCATTGTTCTTGGCTGATCAGTGGTACACAGTGGAAGATATTCTCAGAACTTCAAATCCTGCAAGAGAAGGCCTTGTTAAG GTAAGGTCTGTGGGCGAGAGGATAGTCTTATATGTGCTGAACCGCATTATTTACCGGACGGTGGAAATGGGTTCTAACGAGGTGCCGTTCCTGTGCCACGAAGAAGACATCTTTGCCAAAATCCTCTGGAAGAATGGAGAGGCGGTGGGCTTCTACTCTGTCAAATCTAAAG GTAGCTTGTGTAATATCTTTGTGAGTCAGTGCTACCTACTTCCTATCATGGACTCTATATTTGTGCGGAAGGGTCACCGTGGTAACGGTCATGGCTTGCAGATGTTGGAGGACTTTGTTGACTCCTTTAAAGATGATGAACTAGGCTTGAAATACCCTTTAACATTGGCAATGCAAAAGG TATGCAGTCAGTACCTAAGAACGTACCCAGCCGATGTGGACCTGCTGTGGGAGGTGGAAGGAGTTGGAGGTCCCTACCAGAAAGTAAAAGTGGCAAGCAAACTTGGCTCCATGACACTACAAT GCAAAAATAGCTCATGGCCAGCAGAGGAAGGCAAAAATGGAGAGGTTGCAGTTAATGAGGTGGAGATGACCGAGGAGAGATGTCTGGACATCACA GAAGATGTGGTGGTTGTCAACAAACATCTTGAAGTAGCAGAag AAATGAATGATTTGCCCATTTCCACACGTACGCGGAGCAGCGAACGCAGACAAAAGAAAAGGCCGAGGGAAGAACCAGAAGAGAGTGCCATGGAGAACCAACCTGAAAAAATTAACAG ATTGGCCGAACCAGAAGCAGAGACAGAACCTGATGTACCTGAGACTAAAGAACACAGGGATGGAGAAAATGGAGGAGAACAAGAAGTAGAAACCTCGGTCCATGTGGAGGAGGCTGTGACCACAGAGGTCCCTGCAACAGACACAGAAATTTTG GTGGCAGAAGTCAATGGAGAAATGAGTGACAGTCAGGAAGAGGAGAATGAGAGGTCAGCAGACACATCAGAGGATGCACAGGCTGACCAAGAGCGCCCACTAGAGGCAGAAGCTGTCATCCAAAATGGCACTGCTGAGGAGATGGAGGTAGAGAGAGAAGCACAG CAGGATGACATGATCGTCACCTCTGAGGAGTCTGAGGAACCATCTGAAGTGGTGGAGCAGATCGGCCAAGAACTTGTTACTGAGGAGAAACAGGAAGCAGAGGTAGAAGTTGCTCCCCCTgttgaggaggaagaggaaattAAGCAGGAGCAGGATGAGGAAGTAGCTCCTGCAGTTGAAGAGGAAGTAGCTCCTGCAGTTGAAGAAGAAGCAGCTCCTGCAGTTGAACAGGAAGCAGCTCCTGCAGTTGAAGAGGAAGCAGCTTCTGCAGTTGAGGAAATTGAGGACACTCATCCATCAGCTGTTCCCGAGGCTCCAGTCCCTCCGACTGACCTGATTGAGTGTGTTTCCTCTGTACAGGACAGCGATGCTTCAGAGGAACCAGCCGTTACTGAGCAAGAAGCTCCAGAGGAGGAGACAGCCACTTCTCCTAGTGCTACAGGTGACGAAGAGGTCATTATAGAGACCGAGGGGCCAACTGTAAACCAGGAAGATGAGACGGCCTCCGTTGAGCCAGAGGAAAGCCACCCTGCCACGGAGGACTCTGAAAAAGAAGAGCTGGAGGAAGAGAAACTACCTGAGACTAATGAAAAAGAGGAACAGAAAGAAGAGGAGGACACTGTCACCACTGAAGATGATAATGAGGGGAAGAGTTCAGATGACGAAACTCACTATTCTCCTCCTGGGGTTCGAGTTCTTAGAGGAGGCAGGAGCAAACCCGTCCCACCGACACCCAAGCGCACATCCAGTAGACTGAGCAAAGCTGTGGTCGTACAGGAGCTCAGTGAGGAGTTTgatgaagaagaggaagaggaggaaaagCTCATAAGCACTGAAGAGGAGAAGGGGAGCACAGAGGAAGATGAAGCTGACGTGCACAATtctgaagaagaggaggagccTCCGGTGATTGACAGGAGAGTGTTGCGAAGGAAAACCAGAGTGATACAGTCCACacccacaaaaacaaaaagacgcAGTAAAAACTGA
- the fam169ab gene encoding soluble lamin-associated protein of 75 kDa isoform X3: MEFPVDVLVSGRHEDLESSAQSYMNKLLYSNPDNTQYLTLPSTRKIRISPANVGFVPLYGTNLKHKILALFAPEDQFTAVALFLADQWYTVEDILRTSNPAREGLVKVRSVGERIVLYVLNRIIYRTVEMGSNEVPFLCHEEDIFAKILWKNGEAVGFYSVKSKGSLCNIFVSQCYLLPIMDSIFVRKGHRGNGHGLQMLEDFVDSFKDDELGLKYPLTLAMQKVCSQYLRTYPADVDLLWEVEGVGGPYQKVKVASKLGSMTLQCKNSSWPAEEGKNGEVAVNEVEMTEERCLDITEDVVVVNKHLEVAEEMNDLPISTRTRSSERRQKKRPREEPEESAMENQPEKINRLAEPEAETEPDVPETKEHRDGENGGEQEVETSVHVEEAVTTEVPATDTEILVAEVNGEMSDSQEEENERSADTSEDAQADQERPLEAEAVIQNGTAEEMEVEREAQQDDMIVTSEESEEPSEVVEQIGQELVTEEKQEAEVEVAPPVEEEEEIKQEQDEEVAPAVEEEVAPAVEEEAAPAVEQEAAPAVEEEAASAVEEIEDTHPSAVPEAPVPPTDLIECVSSVQDSDASEEPAVTEQEAPEEETATSPSATGDEEVIIETEGPTVNQEDETASVEPEESHPATEDSEKEELEEEKLPETNEKEEQKEEEDTVTTEDDNEGKSSDDETHYSPPGVRVLRGGRSKPVPPTPKRTSSRLSKAVVVQELSEEFDEEEEEEEKLISTEEEKGSTEEDEADVHNSEEEEEPPVIDRRVLRRKTRVIQSTPTKTKRRSKN; this comes from the exons ATGGAGTTCCCTGTAGATGTGTTGGTGTCTGGGAGACATGAGGACTTGGAAAGTTCAGCCCAGAGCTACATGAACAAACTGCTTTACAGCAACCCAGATAACACACAATACCTTACTCTGCCCAGCACCAGAaag ATCCGGATCAGTCCTGCAAATGTTGGGTTTGTTCCTCTTTATGGAACCAACCTCAAACACAAAATCCTAGCACTGTTTGCTCCTGAGGACCAGTTCACAG CTGTGGCATTGTTCTTGGCTGATCAGTGGTACACAGTGGAAGATATTCTCAGAACTTCAAATCCTGCAAGAGAAGGCCTTGTTAAG GTAAGGTCTGTGGGCGAGAGGATAGTCTTATATGTGCTGAACCGCATTATTTACCGGACGGTGGAAATGGGTTCTAACGAGGTGCCGTTCCTGTGCCACGAAGAAGACATCTTTGCCAAAATCCTCTGGAAGAATGGAGAGGCGGTGGGCTTCTACTCTGTCAAATCTAAAG GTAGCTTGTGTAATATCTTTGTGAGTCAGTGCTACCTACTTCCTATCATGGACTCTATATTTGTGCGGAAGGGTCACCGTGGTAACGGTCATGGCTTGCAGATGTTGGAGGACTTTGTTGACTCCTTTAAAGATGATGAACTAGGCTTGAAATACCCTTTAACATTGGCAATGCAAAAGG TATGCAGTCAGTACCTAAGAACGTACCCAGCCGATGTGGACCTGCTGTGGGAGGTGGAAGGAGTTGGAGGTCCCTACCAGAAAGTAAAAGTGGCAAGCAAACTTGGCTCCATGACACTACAAT GCAAAAATAGCTCATGGCCAGCAGAGGAAGGCAAAAATGGAGAGGTTGCAGTTAATGAGGTGGAGATGACCGAGGAGAGATGTCTGGACATCACA GAAGATGTGGTGGTTGTCAACAAACATCTTGAAGTAGCAGAag AAATGAATGATTTGCCCATTTCCACACGTACGCGGAGCAGCGAACGCAGACAAAAGAAAAGGCCGAGGGAAGAACCAGAAGAGAGTGCCATGGAGAACCAACCTGAAAAAATTAACAG ATTGGCCGAACCAGAAGCAGAGACAGAACCTGATGTACCTGAGACTAAAGAACACAGGGATGGAGAAAATGGAGGAGAACAAGAAGTAGAAACCTCGGTCCATGTGGAGGAGGCTGTGACCACAGAGGTCCCTGCAACAGACACAGAAATTTTG GTGGCAGAAGTCAATGGAGAAATGAGTGACAGTCAGGAAGAGGAGAATGAGAGGTCAGCAGACACATCAGAGGATGCACAGGCTGACCAAGAGCGCCCACTAGAGGCAGAAGCTGTCATCCAAAATGGCACTGCTGAGGAGATGGAGGTAGAGAGAGAAGCACAG CAGGATGACATGATCGTCACCTCTGAGGAGTCTGAGGAACCATCTGAAGTGGTGGAGCAGATCGGCCAAGAACTTGTTACTGAGGAGAAACAGGAAGCAGAGGTAGAAGTTGCTCCCCCTgttgaggaggaagaggaaattAAGCAGGAGCAGGATGAGGAAGTAGCTCCTGCAGTTGAAGAGGAAGTAGCTCCTGCAGTTGAAGAAGAAGCAGCTCCTGCAGTTGAACAGGAAGCAGCTCCTGCAGTTGAAGAGGAAGCAGCTTCTGCAGTTGAGGAAATTGAGGACACTCATCCATCAGCTGTTCCCGAGGCTCCAGTCCCTCCGACTGACCTGATTGAGTGTGTTTCCTCTGTACAGGACAGCGATGCTTCAGAGGAACCAGCCGTTACTGAGCAAGAAGCTCCAGAGGAGGAGACAGCCACTTCTCCTAGTGCTACAGGTGACGAAGAGGTCATTATAGAGACCGAGGGGCCAACTGTAAACCAGGAAGATGAGACGGCCTCCGTTGAGCCAGAGGAAAGCCACCCTGCCACGGAGGACTCTGAAAAAGAAGAGCTGGAGGAAGAGAAACTACCTGAGACTAATGAAAAAGAGGAACAGAAAGAAGAGGAGGACACTGTCACCACTGAAGATGATAATGAGGGGAAGAGTTCAGATGACGAAACTCACTATTCTCCTCCTGGGGTTCGAGTTCTTAGAGGAGGCAGGAGCAAACCCGTCCCACCGACACCCAAGCGCACATCCAGTAGACTGAGCAAAGCTGTGGTCGTACAGGAGCTCAGTGAGGAGTTTgatgaagaagaggaagaggaggaaaagCTCATAAGCACTGAAGAGGAGAAGGGGAGCACAGAGGAAGATGAAGCTGACGTGCACAATtctgaagaagaggaggagccTCCGGTGATTGACAGGAGAGTGTTGCGAAGGAAAACCAGAGTGATACAGTCCACacccacaaaaacaaaaagacgcAGTAAAAACTGA
- the lhx5 gene encoding LIM/homeobox protein Lhx5, translating into MMVHCAGCERPILDRFLLNVLDRAWHAKCVQCCECNCNLTEKCFSRDGKLYCKIDFFRRFGTKCAGCLQGISPSDLVRRARSKVFHLNCFTCMVCNKQLSTGEELYVIDENKFVCKEDYLSASAIKEVNLNSVSSCTDRSLSPDLPDPIQDDTKETDNSTSSDKDTNNNENEEQNSCTKRRGPRTTIKAKQLETLKAAFVATPKPTRHIREQLAQETGLNMRVIQVWFQNRRSKERRMKQLSALGARRHAFFRGPRRMRPLGGRLEDPDIMGPGGYSYYGEYQGDYYGPVVNYDFFPHGPPSSQAQSPAESPYLLGSGSGALEGGPVSAHHPSDDQRFTDMISHADTPSPEPGMTGPLHPNPQGEGGFAGGPSPPFPLANTTSYSGPMSHPGQEMGENTVW; encoded by the exons ATGATGGTGCACTGCGCGGGCTGCGAGAGGCCCATTCTGGATCGGTTCCTCTTAAATGTTCTCGACCGTGCATGGCACGCCAAGTGTGTCCAGTGCTGCGAGTGTAACTGCAACCTGACCGAGAAATGTTTCTCAAGGGATGGAAAGCTCTATTGCAAAATTGACTTTTTCAG ACGTTTCGGTACGAAATGTGCGGGCTGCTTGCAGGGAATTTCGCCCAGCGACCTCGTGCGAAGAGCGCGCAGCAAGGTGTTCCATCTGAACTGTTTCACGTGCATGGTGTGCAACAAACAGCTGTCCACGGGCGAGGAACTCTACGTCATCGACGAAAACAAATTTGTGTGTAAAGAGGACTACCTGAGCGCGAGCGCTATCAAAGAGGTCAATTTAAACTCAG TGTCATCGTGTACGGACCGGAGTTTATCGCCTGATCTTCCGGATCCGATCCAGGACGACACGAAGGAGACGGACAATTCCACATCTTCAGATAAGGACACTAACAACAACGAGAACGAGGagcaaaactcgtgcacgaagCGACGGGGCCCGCGCACCACCATCAAGGCCAAACAGCTCGAGACTCTGAAAGCCGCGTTCGTGGCTACGCCGAAGCCCACGCGACACATCCGCGAGCAGCTCGCGCAGGAGACAGGCCTCAACATGCGAGTCATACAG GTGTGGTTTCAAAATCGGCGGTCTAAAGAACGGAGGATGAAGCAGCTCAGCGCTCTTGGTGCTCGACGACACGCTTTCTTCAGAGGACCTCGAAGAATGAGGCCACTTGGAGGAAGACTAGAGGACCCTGACATAATGGGCCCGGGAGGATACAGTTACTATGGAG aATACCAAGGGGATTACTACGGACCTGTGGTCAACTACGATTTCTTCCCTCACGGACCTCCTTCCTCACAGGCACAGTCTCCCGCTGAGTCCCCTTACCTCCTAGGCTCAGGTTCAGGAGCCCTGGAGGGCGGCCCGGTCTCTGCTCACCACCCCTCAGACGACCAAAGGTTCACGGACATGATCTCCCACGCAGACACCCCCAGTCCCGAGCCAGGCATGACCGGACCTCTCCATCCCAATCCACAGGGGGAGGGTGGCTTTGCAGGGGGTCCGAGTCCACCCTTCCCCCTGGCCAACACCACCAGTTACAGCGGCCCCATGTCCCATCCTGGTCAAGAGATGGGGGAGAACACTGTTTGGTAG